DNA from Geobacter sulfurreducens PCA:
GTCATCAAGAAGTTCGCCGGTGACGAAGTGCCAATCCTCAAGGAAGACCTGCTGAAGCCCCGCCACCACCGGACCCGCCACCGAGAAGTGAACATCCCGCGACACGGCGTCACCCGCCTTTTCAGCCACATGCCGGTCCCCGATATTCATCCCCCCCGTAAATGCCAGCTGGCCGTCCACCACCAAGACTTTGCGGTGGTTGCGCAGATTCATGTAGATCCCCTGTCGCAACGGCAGGAACCGCTCAACCCTGATTCCCGTCCCCTCCATGAGAGTCCTGGCACGGGGCCATGAATACTTTTCACCGACGCCGTCGACGATCACCCGCACGATGACACCACGCGCCGCGGCGGCGGCCAGCGTAGTGATGAACCGGCGGCCGGTGCTGTCGGAATCGAAGATATAGGTAGAAAGGTGGACCGAGGATCGGGCATGGGCGATGGCTTCCAGCATGGCGGGGTACGCCCCTTCGCCACCATCCAGGGGGATTATACGGTTTCCCTGGACCAGAGGGGCTCCCACCACCCGATCGGCCAGATGGCGCAGCTCGGAGAGGTATTCGGCCCCCGCCGGAGGAGTCGGCGCACTTTCATGCTCCTGGGCTGAGCGGAAGTGCTCTCCCCCAGCCAGACGGCGCCCTGTTTCCTGCCACTTGCGGGCCCGGCGGAAGATGCGGTTTACCCCCATGCTCCAGTAGAAAATGGGACCGAACAGCGGGACCGTGAGGCAGACAACGATCCACCCGAGTGCTGACCGGGGGTCTCGCTTCATGACAAGGGCATGACCGGCAGAGCCCACCGAAAGGGCAATCGCGATTCCTGCGCACACAAATAAAAATACGTCATCCAAGTATGAAATCACGCCCCATCCCTCGGCGGCGGTGCGAAAACCTCGTCGCACGCGGGCTCCGGCCTGGCAGTGTACAGCCGCCCCATTGCGGCATGCCTGCCGACCCTTTACTTTGTACCGTAAAAACAGCCCGCTAGCAACAGAGCCCCGCCGGCAGCCTTCGGCCACCGGTTTCCTTGCGGATGGGTTGCCGGCTGGACTATAATGAATCCTCACCCGCGCTTCGCAGCACACCGGCGCGAAATCCAGCTTGGACTCCGGGAGCATCCGTGAACCAATCCACTGCCGACCCGCGCCGTTCGGCTTTTGATATCCTCGTCCGCATTGAACGGGAGCGAACCTTCGCCGAACCGCTCATCGACAGGGAATTGTCCGGTGGCGCCCTGAAGGGACCAGACCGGGGGCTCCTGACCGAGCTCGTCTATGGGGTGCTGCGTCGAACAGCGACCCTCGACTACCTGGTGGACCTGTTCTGCGCCACTCGCGCCGCCAAGCTGGAGCGATCAGTGCTGATCCTGCTCCGTCTGGGGCTTTACCAGATTTTCTTCCTTGACCGGATTCCGGTGTCCGCCGCAGTCAACGAAACGGTAACGCTGGCCCGTGAAAAATCACCACGGGCCAGCGGCCTCGTAAACGCAGTCCTGCGACGGTCCGACCGGGAACGGTCATCGATCGCCTGGCCTGACCGGGTGCGGGACCCGGCCGGCTACCTCGCCCTCCGTCACTCCCATCCCCGCTGGATCGTGGAAGGGTGGATCGCCCAGCTGGGGTTCGAAGAGGCGGAGGCGCTTGCCGAGGTCATGGCCGCGCCCCCTCCCCTGACCCTCCGGGTCAATACCCTGCGGACCTCCCGCGAGGCATACCTTGAACTCCTGCGGGAGGCAGGCACGGAAGCGGAGCCCACGCGCCATTCCCCCCACGGCATCCGTATTCTCTCACGGACAGCGGTGCCGGCGCTGCCGGGCTTTGGCGAGGGGCTCGTCATCGTGCAGGACGAATCCTCTCAACTGGCATCGCTCCTCCTGGAGCCCCGGAGCGGTGAACGGGTCCTCGATGCCTGCGCTTCCCCCGGCGGCAAGGCGACCCACCTTGCCCAGATCATGGCCGACAAGGGAGAGGTCATTGCCTGGGACGTGTCGGAGAAAAAGCTCTCTCCGATTGCTGAAAATGCCCGCCGTCTGGGCATCGGCATCATTCGGCCCGCCATGGCCGATGCCCGGAATCCGGAGCAGAACGCCGCTCCCTTCGACAGGATTCTGGTGGACGCCCCCTGCTCGGCACTGGGAGTGCTGCGCCGCACCCCTGAGGGGAAGTGGTGGAAGACCCCTGACGACGTGGCACGGCTGGCCCAGAGCCAGTGCCGGATACTGGCGGGGGCCGCCTCCCTGCTGAAGCCGGGCGGCACGCTCCTCTACTCCACCTGCTCCACCACAACGGACGAAAATGAGTCAATTATCGAGGATTTCCTTTCGCGCCGCGCCGATTTTATGTTAGAAGACTTGAATTATCTTTTCCCCGGCCTGTCAGAATGCATCACCGACCGGGGTATGTTCCGCAGCTGGCCCCACCGCCACGGCATGGACGGTTTTTTCGCCGCCCGCCTGCGTCGGGCCTGAGGCGACAACGCTTAGAGCAGATCCCGGAGGTTCCCATGAAAAAAATTGCCCCATCAATCCTTTCCGCCGACTTTTCCCGCCTGGGCGATGAAGTCCGTGCCGTGGCGGCGGCCGGGGCTGATTATATCCACGTGGACGTCATGGACGGGCACTTCGTGCCCAACATAACCATCGGCCCCCTGGTGGTGGAGGCGGTGCGCAGGGTTACCGAGCTTCCCCTGGACGTCCACCTGATGATCGAGCATCCCGACCGCTACATCCCCGACTTCGCCGCCGCAGGTTCGGATATCATCGTGGTCCACGCGGAGGCTTCCACTCACCTCCACCGTACGATCCAGCTCATCAAGTCCCTGGGCAAGAAGGCGGGGGTTTCCCTCAATCCGGCCACTCCCCTCAACTGCCTCGACTATGTCCTCGAGGATCTCGACCTGGTGCTGCTCATGACCGTCAACCCGGGATTCGGAGGCCAATCGTTCATCGAGGCCTGCATTCCCAAGATCCAGTCACTGCGGGCAATGCTCGACCGCCGCGGCTGCGAGGCGGAGCTTGAGGTGGACGGCGGGGTGAAGATCGACAACATCGCCCGCATCGCCCATGCCGGCGCCGACGTCTTCGTGGCCGGAAGCGCCATTTTCGGCAGCCCCGACTATGAAGCAACCATAAAAGAGCTAAAGCGTCGGGCAAAAGAGCCGATACTGTAACTACGCGGCCGTTGGCCGCTATTTGGCTTTCTGGAAACAACAGGAATGGATGTACCGGGAATAACCGAACTTGCCGGACGGATTTGTACGACCCTGGCCGGGCGGACAAGGGTGCCGATGGCGCCGGGACCGATCCCGGCCGCGGTGTTGCTCCCCCTCTTCGAGCGGGACGGCGAAGTCCACGTTCTTTTCACCAAGCGGACGGAACACCTGAACCATCATCGGGGAGAAATCTCGTTTCCCGGCGGAGTGAGCCATCCCGATGATGCCTCTCCCTGTGAAACAGCCCTGCGGGAAACTTGGGAAGAGATAGGCATTCCGCCCGGCGAGGTGGACATCCTCGGCGAGCTGGATGATTTTTATTCCGTCCACGACTACCTGGTGACCCCCTGCGTGGGAGTCATCCGGGGGGACCGCCCGCTGGTGGTGAACCCCGGCGAGATCGAACGGATCATTGTCGTGCCGCTGAAGCATCTGCTGCGGCCCGAGGCCTTCAGGACCGAAGATTGGACGTGGCGCGGACGGACGCACCCCGTTCACTTCTACCGGTACATGGATGACGAAATATGGGGGCTCACGGCCGCCATACTCTCGCAGTTCCTCAACACGATATTCCCTCGGCCGTGACCGGGGCGGGACGTTCCCACGGATTACCCATCCGCGCGGAGAAGCATGAAACCATGGCGATGACAGCCCTCGTAATCGACGATTCGGAAGTCCTGCGCGAGGAAATAGTGCGCACCCTCAAGGAGGCCCGGCTATTCGAGACGTATCTGGAAGCCCGGGACGGCCTCGAAGGATTCAAGACGCTCCTCAACAACAAGGTGGACCTGGTGCTCTGCGACCTGGAGATGCCGCGCATGGACGGGTTCCGTTTCCTGTCCATGACCCGGTCCCGGGGTGAGCTCCAGGACCTGCCGATCATCCTGCTGACCAGCCGGGAAGACCGGGACACGAAAATTCGCGGACTTGAGCAGGGGGCATCCGATTACGTCACCAAACCCTTCGACTCGGGGGAACTGGTTGCCCGGGTCCGGGTGCAGATGAAGGTAAAGGGTCTCCAGGACGAACTGAAGCGCTCCAACGAGCTGCTGCGCAAATTGTCCATCACCGACCCCCTCACCCACCTGCATAAC
Protein-coding regions in this window:
- the cls gene encoding cardiolipin synthase: MISYLDDVFLFVCAGIAIALSVGSAGHALVMKRDPRSALGWIVVCLTVPLFGPIFYWSMGVNRIFRRARKWQETGRRLAGGEHFRSAQEHESAPTPPAGAEYLSELRHLADRVVGAPLVQGNRIIPLDGGEGAYPAMLEAIAHARSSVHLSTYIFDSDSTGRRFITTLAAAAARGVIVRVIVDGVGEKYSWPRARTLMEGTGIRVERFLPLRQGIYMNLRNHRKVLVVDGQLAFTGGMNIGDRHVAEKAGDAVSRDVHFSVAGPVVAGLQQVFLEDWHFVTGELLDDTRYFPPIQPAGHALARPIGDGPDKEYHTLHWIIMGALSCATRTVQIMTPYFIPDRSLVSALVTTALRGVEVTLVLPEKNNLPFVHWATRAYLWELIQQGIRVFYQPPPFAHTKLFIVDGLWSMIGSANLDPRSLRLNFELNLEVYDRELAGTLSRHFAVTVARSRQVSLTEMDGRPLPEKVRDATAKLFSPYL
- the rsmB gene encoding 16S rRNA (cytosine(967)-C(5))-methyltransferase RsmB; amino-acid sequence: MNQSTADPRRSAFDILVRIERERTFAEPLIDRELSGGALKGPDRGLLTELVYGVLRRTATLDYLVDLFCATRAAKLERSVLILLRLGLYQIFFLDRIPVSAAVNETVTLAREKSPRASGLVNAVLRRSDRERSSIAWPDRVRDPAGYLALRHSHPRWIVEGWIAQLGFEEAEALAEVMAAPPPLTLRVNTLRTSREAYLELLREAGTEAEPTRHSPHGIRILSRTAVPALPGFGEGLVIVQDESSQLASLLLEPRSGERVLDACASPGGKATHLAQIMADKGEVIAWDVSEKKLSPIAENARRLGIGIIRPAMADARNPEQNAAPFDRILVDAPCSALGVLRRTPEGKWWKTPDDVARLAQSQCRILAGAASLLKPGGTLLYSTCSTTTDENESIIEDFLSRRADFMLEDLNYLFPGLSECITDRGMFRSWPHRHGMDGFFAARLRRA
- the rpe gene encoding ribulose-phosphate 3-epimerase → MKKIAPSILSADFSRLGDEVRAVAAAGADYIHVDVMDGHFVPNITIGPLVVEAVRRVTELPLDVHLMIEHPDRYIPDFAAAGSDIIVVHAEASTHLHRTIQLIKSLGKKAGVSLNPATPLNCLDYVLEDLDLVLLMTVNPGFGGQSFIEACIPKIQSLRAMLDRRGCEAELEVDGGVKIDNIARIAHAGADVFVAGSAIFGSPDYEATIKELKRRAKEPIL
- a CDS encoding NUDIX hydrolase, which translates into the protein MDVPGITELAGRICTTLAGRTRVPMAPGPIPAAVLLPLFERDGEVHVLFTKRTEHLNHHRGEISFPGGVSHPDDASPCETALRETWEEIGIPPGEVDILGELDDFYSVHDYLVTPCVGVIRGDRPLVVNPGEIERIIVVPLKHLLRPEAFRTEDWTWRGRTHPVHFYRYMDDEIWGLTAAILSQFLNTIFPRP